One genomic window of Elusimicrobiales bacterium includes the following:
- a CDS encoding DUF6036 family nucleotidyltransferase: MNKYRIDKDGLIETMGAWNAFFRRRVHLIACGGTAMTLLEIKESTKDIDFIVPNESEYRYLAATLADMGYANISEFGWKRDGGFIFDLYPGSRVYQTDLLESPLKSGNNTLFREFARIYIGILNPYDIIITKLFRASGVDIEDCAGLLKTAGKKIDWARLEGRFRETASYSVFEDKANANFNAFRENIRRRKLI, translated from the coding sequence ATGAATAAATACAGAATAGATAAAGACGGACTGATTGAGACAATGGGCGCATGGAATGCCTTTTTCAGAAGGCGCGTCCATCTGATAGCCTGCGGCGGCACGGCGATGACGCTGCTCGAAATCAAAGAATCCACCAAAGATATTGACTTCATCGTGCCGAATGAAAGCGAATACCGATACCTGGCGGCAACGCTGGCCGATATGGGATATGCCAACATTTCCGAGTTCGGCTGGAAGAGGGACGGCGGTTTTATTTTTGACCTCTACCCCGGAAGCAGGGTATATCAAACGGATTTGCTGGAATCCCCGCTTAAAAGCGGAAATAATACGCTGTTCAGGGAATTTGCGCGTATCTATATCGGCATTCTCAACCCATACGACATCATAATCACAAAGCTGTTCCGGGCTTCCGGCGTTGATATTGAGGATTGCGCCGGCCTGCTTAAGACGGCCGGAAAGAAAATAGACTGGGCCAGGCTTGAGGGGCGTTTCCGTGAAACCGCGTCATACAGCGTATTTGAGGACAAGGCCAATGCAAATTTCAACGCCTTCAGGGAAAACATTAGACGCAGGAAACTTATATGA
- a CDS encoding bifunctional oligoribonuclease/PAP phosphatase NrnA — translation MGETKKTPAELPLSALAETLKKYDSFFLAGHQNPDGDTIGCMLCMASVLRRFGKKSWLYSADPVPDNLSFLHGASRIHAGKLPSKRNYDAAILIECSTPSRAGNIREVLSRVKAVVNIDHHRTFENYGTVNYVDPAASSTAELLYGIISAMGIKISAREAEYLYVGLATDTGRFHYPSTTARAHTVAAALLETGFKPWKVNDRVYGTRAYPALKLLGAALSRLEMLDGGRTAFSFLTRQDIAAARALPQHTEDIVNYGLMVPGAQVSVLLREEESRLAVNLRSKGHVDVSKLAKLFGGGGHRNAAGCKSQLSLSEMKNRMLAAVKAAYEHAGKTAAATKRGR, via the coding sequence ATGGGCGAGACGAAAAAAACCCCGGCTGAACTGCCGCTTTCCGCGCTGGCGGAGACGCTGAAAAAATACGATTCTTTTTTTCTCGCCGGGCATCAGAACCCGGACGGGGACACCATCGGCTGCATGCTGTGCATGGCCTCGGTGCTGCGGCGTTTCGGCAAAAAGTCCTGGCTCTACAGCGCGGACCCGGTGCCGGACAACCTCAGCTTTCTTCACGGCGCGTCGCGCATTCATGCGGGCAAGCTGCCTTCAAAGCGCAATTACGACGCCGCCATCCTGATAGAATGCTCCACCCCCTCGCGCGCGGGCAATATACGGGAAGTCCTCTCCCGCGTGAAAGCGGTTGTGAACATAGACCATCACCGCACCTTTGAAAATTACGGCACGGTAAACTACGTAGACCCTGCGGCCTCCTCCACGGCGGAGCTGCTTTACGGCATAATATCCGCCATGGGGATAAAAATCAGCGCGCGCGAGGCGGAATATCTCTACGTCGGCCTGGCCACGGACACGGGGCGTTTCCATTATCCCTCCACCACCGCGCGCGCGCATACGGTTGCCGCCGCGCTGCTGGAAACCGGTTTCAAACCCTGGAAGGTAAACGACAGGGTTTACGGCACCCGCGCCTATCCCGCGCTCAAATTGCTGGGCGCGGCCCTCTCCAGGCTGGAGATGCTGGACGGCGGGCGCACCGCATTTTCTTTTCTTACGCGGCAGGACATCGCCGCCGCCAGGGCGCTGCCCCAGCATACCGAGGATATAGTCAACTACGGCCTGATGGTGCCGGGCGCGCAGGTGTCCGTATTGCTGCGCGAGGAAGAGTCCCGCCTTGCCGTGAATCTGCGCTCCAAGGGCCATGTGGACGTAAGCAAGCTTGCCAAGCTTTTCGGCGGGGGCGGCCACCGCAACGCGGCGGGCTGCAAATCCCAGCTTTCGCTTTCGGAAATGAAGAACAGAATGCTCGCCGCCGTAAAAGCCGCTTATGAACACGCCGGCAAAACCGCCGCCGCCACAAAACGGGGCCGCTGA
- a CDS encoding PorV/PorQ family protein — MKAAIIILLASRAAFAGAGASSMPSLEVDASARAMALGGAYTAVGDDSVSLFYNPAGIARLPRSDVSLTHTEWISGIKSEYGSAAFPVGNDVTLGCALNLFTISPMDRTDASGNTTGSFGAGESSFMAAAAKNIGLNFAVGAAVKYMRQSVDDAVASGSAIDLGVMGFFGHLRLGAALQNVGPGMAVGDMTFSLPLTKRVGASLKLGEYLMAVGDYVESSSASGARAGLEYAVRNSFSQWDRLLLRAGWQAEGAGSSGSTGQFALGAGYERPNWRVDYGFAPCGDLGNAQRISFMYRFGDLRNTSRSSPSKIKKAGKWMMSDEYDLEDE; from the coding sequence ATGAAGGCTGCCATTATTATCTTGCTTGCGTCCAGGGCCGCTTTTGCGGGGGCTGGCGCATCCTCCATGCCTTCGCTTGAGGTTGATGCTTCCGCCCGCGCCATGGCGCTGGGTGGCGCGTATACCGCTGTGGGCGATGATTCCGTTTCGCTCTTTTACAATCCGGCGGGCATAGCCCGGCTGCCGCGCAGCGATGTCTCGCTTACGCATACCGAATGGATATCCGGCATAAAAAGCGAGTACGGCTCCGCCGCGTTCCCCGTGGGCAACGACGTAACCCTCGGCTGCGCGCTGAACCTGTTTACCATCAGCCCGATGGACAGGACGGACGCCTCCGGAAACACCACAGGCAGTTTCGGAGCGGGGGAATCCAGTTTTATGGCTGCCGCCGCAAAGAATATCGGGCTTAATTTCGCGGTGGGCGCGGCGGTGAAATACATGCGCCAGTCGGTTGACGACGCGGTGGCCAGCGGCTCTGCCATAGATTTGGGAGTGATGGGTTTTTTCGGACATTTGCGCCTTGGCGCGGCGCTGCAGAACGTCGGCCCCGGCATGGCCGTCGGCGACATGACGTTTTCTCTGCCGCTTACAAAACGGGTCGGCGCCTCGCTTAAGCTGGGCGAGTATCTGATGGCTGTGGGTGACTATGTGGAATCAAGCAGCGCGTCCGGCGCGCGCGCCGGCCTGGAATATGCCGTGCGCAATTCTTTCAGCCAGTGGGACAGGCTGCTGCTGCGCGCCGGCTGGCAGGCGGAGGGCGCAGGCTCATCCGGTTCCACCGGGCAATTCGCGCTGGGCGCCGGTTACGAGCGTCCGAACTGGAGGGTTGACTACGGTTTCGCTCCGTGCGGCGATTTGGGCAATGCCCAGAGGATTTCCTTCATGTACCGCTTTGGCGATTTACGCAATACAAGCAGATCCAGCCCCAGCAAAATAAAGAAAGCCGGAAAGTGGATGATGTCGGATGAATATGACCTGGAGGATGAGTAA
- the infB gene encoding translation initiation factor IF-2: MTTPKPSKPASKPKKAAVKPAEKTAAAQDAEAAEVKKKKTVSAVKKTAAKKPAVDGAKSASKRKAAPKKAVAEETGQKPEIPAHKVEISAAAPVAHKAEVHAPAAPAAQQPASPVHAAHPAAPHQIHQAAPKPAAVPPVTHKAEAHAPAAPAAQQPHAAAPASPAAQPAVPAAKPQQAQPAPVKPAAAPAPAQPAPATPVAQPAAAPQAAQPVKPAQPAAPPKPAKPVIKIIGQPTVRELAEKMGIKVTDFIKKLMTMGVYATINQRLESELAELVAGEMGFQLEIAQMFAENKLETVGKDADKPESLKPRPPVVTIMGHVDHGKTSLLDAIRKSDLCSLESGAITQHIGAYKVCHPKGDIVFLDTPGHEAFTAMRSRGAQATDIVILVVSATDGVMPQTVEAIDHAKAAGAPIIVAVNKIDLPGANPAKIRQELAQHGLLSEEWQGKSIFVDISAKKKLNIDKLLDMILLQAELMELKANPDKPGIATVVEAKRDSKRGVVATVLVKAGTLRVGDPFIVGSTYGKVRAMVDEHGVRLDGIKPSMPAEVLGFTGEPPLAGDMLHVVESEREARQIAEQRQRAAREATIAHQKHVTLLGLHSQVASRKLKTLQIILKADVQGSIQAIRDSLERLGNEEVEIKIIHSGAGNVNESDILLAKASDAVVLAFRVDTESNASFEADRAGIEIRSYDIIYSLLDQVRAAMEGLLEPDIVEVPTGKAEVRQAFSLSSGAIAGSFVLEGKMVRGADARVLRAGKPVHRGKISGLKRFKEDVKEVEKGFECGILVDGYRDIKPGDIVEPYEKKTVLRTMDGPK; the protein is encoded by the coding sequence ATGACAACACCGAAACCGTCCAAACCGGCGTCAAAACCGAAGAAAGCGGCAGTTAAACCGGCGGAAAAAACCGCCGCTGCGCAGGATGCCGAAGCCGCCGAGGTTAAAAAGAAAAAGACGGTTTCCGCAGTAAAAAAAACCGCCGCAAAAAAACCGGCTGTAGATGGCGCCAAATCCGCGTCCAAACGCAAGGCCGCCCCTAAAAAGGCCGTTGCGGAGGAAACGGGACAGAAGCCGGAAATCCCGGCCCATAAAGTTGAAATTTCTGCCGCCGCGCCGGTCGCGCACAAGGCGGAGGTTCATGCTCCTGCCGCTCCGGCGGCGCAGCAGCCGGCCAGTCCGGTTCATGCCGCGCATCCGGCGGCTCCTCACCAGATTCACCAGGCCGCGCCTAAACCGGCGGCTGTTCCCCCGGTCACGCACAAGGCGGAGGCTCATGCCCCCGCCGCTCCGGCGGCGCAGCAGCCTCATGCCGCGGCTCCGGCCAGTCCGGCCGCGCAGCCTGCGGTTCCGGCGGCAAAGCCGCAGCAGGCGCAGCCCGCTCCGGTAAAACCGGCGGCTGCCCCGGCTCCGGCGCAGCCCGCGCCGGCCACGCCGGTCGCCCAGCCTGCGGCAGCGCCGCAGGCGGCGCAGCCCGTGAAACCGGCCCAGCCCGCAGCCCCGCCAAAACCGGCCAAGCCGGTCATAAAAATCATCGGCCAGCCCACGGTGCGCGAGCTTGCCGAGAAAATGGGCATAAAGGTTACCGACTTTATAAAGAAGCTGATGACAATGGGCGTCTACGCCACAATCAATCAGCGGCTGGAAAGCGAACTGGCAGAGCTTGTAGCCGGCGAAATGGGCTTTCAGCTTGAAATCGCGCAGATGTTTGCGGAAAACAAGCTGGAAACCGTCGGCAAGGACGCCGACAAGCCCGAATCGCTTAAGCCGCGCCCGCCGGTGGTAACCATAATGGGCCATGTGGACCACGGCAAAACCAGCCTGCTGGACGCCATACGGAAATCCGACCTCTGTTCTCTGGAATCCGGCGCGATAACCCAGCACATAGGCGCCTACAAGGTTTGCCATCCGAAAGGCGATATAGTGTTTCTGGACACCCCGGGCCACGAGGCGTTCACCGCCATGCGCTCCCGCGGGGCGCAGGCCACGGATATCGTCATACTGGTGGTTTCCGCCACCGACGGCGTCATGCCCCAGACGGTGGAGGCTATAGACCACGCCAAGGCAGCCGGCGCGCCCATAATAGTGGCGGTCAACAAGATAGACCTGCCGGGCGCAAATCCCGCCAAAATCCGGCAGGAACTGGCGCAGCACGGCCTTCTGTCCGAGGAGTGGCAGGGCAAGAGCATATTCGTTGACATCTCGGCCAAGAAGAAGCTCAACATAGACAAACTGCTGGATATGATTCTGCTCCAGGCCGAGTTGATGGAGCTTAAAGCCAACCCGGACAAGCCGGGCATTGCCACCGTGGTGGAGGCAAAACGCGACTCCAAGCGCGGCGTCGTCGCCACAGTGCTGGTCAAGGCAGGCACGCTTCGCGTCGGCGACCCGTTCATAGTCGGCTCCACCTACGGCAAAGTGCGCGCCATGGTGGACGAGCACGGCGTCAGGCTGGACGGCATCAAACCCTCCATGCCCGCGGAGGTGCTGGGTTTTACAGGGGAGCCGCCCCTCGCAGGCGACATGCTGCATGTGGTTGAATCCGAGCGCGAAGCGCGCCAGATAGCCGAGCAGCGCCAGCGCGCCGCTCGCGAGGCCACCATAGCCCATCAGAAGCATGTTACGCTGCTGGGACTGCATTCCCAGGTGGCATCCCGCAAGCTGAAAACGCTGCAAATCATTCTGAAGGCGGACGTGCAGGGTTCCATACAGGCTATACGCGATTCGCTGGAGCGGCTGGGCAACGAAGAGGTGGAAATCAAGATAATCCACTCCGGCGCGGGCAATGTGAACGAATCCGACATACTGCTGGCCAAGGCCAGCGACGCCGTGGTGCTGGCCTTCCGCGTGGATACAGAATCCAACGCCAGCTTCGAGGCCGACCGCGCGGGCATAGAAATCCGCAGCTACGACATCATCTACAGCCTGCTGGACCAGGTAAGGGCCGCCATGGAAGGCCTGCTGGAGCCCGACATCGTGGAAGTCCCGACCGGCAAAGCCGAGGTGCGCCAGGCATTCAGCCTCAGTTCCGGCGCAATCGCGGGCTCGTTTGTGCTGGAAGGGAAAATGGTGCGCGGCGCCGATGCGCGCGTTCTGCGCGCCGGCAAGCCGGTGCATCGCGGCAAGATATCCGGCCTCAAGCGGTTCAAGGAAGACGTCAAGGAAGTCGAGAAGGGCTTTGAATGCGGCATACTGGTGGATGGCTACCGCGACATCAAGCCCGGCGACATTGTGGAACCCTACGAGAAGAAAACGGTTCTGCGCACCATGGACGGCCCCAAGTGA
- the truB gene encoding tRNA pseudouridine(55) synthase TruB has product MNTPAKPPPPQNGAAEISGVLLVDKPSGWTSHDAVMVARRALGMRRIGHTGTLDPAATGLLVLLAGGATRLQSRFQQAGKTYSGTMLFGATTDTWDADGSITKVSPLPPVAPESFVEAARSLAGEITQPVPPYSAVKFHGEPLHRIARRGGQLPEQMLRRITIYGWDSLEWRAPELAFTVRCSGGTYVRSLAQMLGEKFGCGAHLKSLRRLEAGGFRVDGAIPADALKTIGRDELYARLLPVENL; this is encoded by the coding sequence ATGAACACGCCGGCAAAACCGCCGCCGCCACAAAACGGGGCCGCTGAAATCTCCGGCGTGCTGCTGGTGGACAAGCCTTCCGGCTGGACCTCTCATGACGCCGTGATGGTGGCAAGGCGCGCGCTGGGAATGCGGCGCATAGGCCATACCGGCACTCTGGACCCGGCAGCCACCGGGCTGCTTGTGCTGCTGGCCGGCGGTGCAACGCGGTTGCAAAGCCGTTTCCAGCAGGCGGGAAAGACTTACAGCGGGACCATGCTCTTTGGCGCCACCACCGACACCTGGGACGCCGACGGCAGCATAACAAAGGTTTCCCCCCTCCCGCCGGTTGCGCCGGAAAGTTTTGTTGAGGCGGCGCGCTCGCTTGCCGGGGAGATAACGCAGCCTGTCCCCCCCTATTCCGCCGTCAAGTTTCATGGGGAGCCGCTGCACCGCATAGCCCGCCGCGGCGGGCAGCTGCCGGAGCAGATGCTGCGCCGGATTACTATTTACGGATGGGACAGCCTTGAATGGCGCGCGCCGGAGCTGGCTTTCACGGTAAGATGCTCCGGCGGGACGTATGTGCGCTCTCTTGCGCAAATGCTGGGCGAAAAATTCGGCTGCGGCGCGCATCTGAAATCATTGCGCCGGCTGGAGGCGGGCGGGTTCCGCGTTGACGGCGCCATCCCCGCCGATGCGCTTAAAACCATTGGCAGGGACGAGCTTTATGCGCGCCTGCTGCCGGTTGAAAATTTATGA
- the hydA gene encoding dihydropyrimidinase, with the protein MKRLAVTGGLVVAENSAIRADVFIENGKISAVRPPSKHAPKADIVIDARGKTVIPGVIDAHVHFSLPAGDITTSDDFSSGSHAAIAGGVTTVIDYTTQPPGIGLERAARARLAKMRGKMRCDYSLHCIIPSWTKLKNPARQMKTLCRMGIPSFKMFMIYGERGMQSGDADLHEAMLAAKACGATLCLHAESDGIIRHLSAKHAGEGMRGFVRSRPDFSEWEAVQRALVWAEAAGAKVYFVHLSAGRSARIITAARAAGIHAMGETCPQYLALDQSALLGKNGHFYATCPQVKTKKDSALLWQALKEGAVSTIATDSCTFNSSQKNRWRGDFSRIPFGIPGVETSIPLIYTLGVLKNRISLLEMTRMLSLNPAKIMGLYPRKGAIRPGADADLAILDTKNVKAVDHAAMQTNCDWNPYQGMKLKGWAETVILRGEIAARNGAPVSAAPEGVFLPRRPGAFI; encoded by the coding sequence GTGAAGCGGCTTGCCGTAACCGGCGGGCTGGTCGTTGCGGAAAACTCGGCAATCCGCGCGGATGTCTTCATAGAAAACGGCAAAATCTCGGCGGTGCGCCCTCCTTCAAAACACGCGCCAAAAGCGGACATCGTTATAGACGCGCGGGGAAAAACCGTAATTCCCGGCGTCATAGACGCGCATGTCCATTTCAGCCTTCCCGCCGGAGATATCACAACAAGCGATGATTTTTCGTCGGGCTCGCACGCGGCCATCGCCGGCGGGGTTACAACAGTCATAGATTACACCACCCAGCCGCCGGGCATCGGGCTGGAGCGCGCCGCGCGGGCGCGGCTTGCGAAAATGCGCGGCAAAATGCGCTGCGACTATTCGCTGCACTGCATAATCCCGTCCTGGACAAAACTTAAAAACCCCGCCCGGCAGATGAAGACGTTGTGCCGCATGGGGATTCCCTCCTTCAAGATGTTCATGATTTACGGCGAGCGCGGAATGCAGTCCGGCGACGCGGATTTGCACGAGGCCATGCTGGCCGCCAAAGCCTGCGGCGCGACACTATGCCTTCACGCGGAATCCGACGGGATAATACGACATCTCTCCGCAAAACACGCCGGAGAGGGGATGCGCGGCTTTGTGCGCTCAAGACCGGATTTCAGCGAATGGGAGGCGGTGCAGCGCGCGCTTGTCTGGGCGGAGGCTGCGGGGGCGAAAGTGTATTTCGTGCATCTTTCGGCAGGCAGGTCGGCGCGGATTATAACGGCGGCCCGCGCCGCCGGAATACACGCGATGGGCGAAACCTGCCCGCAGTATCTCGCGCTTGACCAGTCCGCCCTGCTTGGAAAAAACGGCCATTTTTACGCCACCTGCCCGCAGGTCAAAACAAAAAAAGACTCCGCGCTTTTGTGGCAGGCGCTCAAGGAAGGCGCGGTTTCAACTATAGCCACCGATTCCTGCACTTTCAACTCGTCGCAGAAAAACCGCTGGCGCGGCGATTTCTCAAGAATCCCGTTCGGCATTCCGGGAGTGGAAACCTCTATTCCGCTGATATACACGCTGGGCGTCCTCAAAAACCGCATTTCGCTTCTGGAAATGACGCGGATGCTGAGCCTCAATCCCGCAAAAATCATGGGGCTCTATCCCCGCAAAGGCGCAATACGCCCCGGCGCGGACGCCGACCTTGCCATACTGGACACGAAAAACGTCAAGGCCGTTGACCATGCCGCCATGCAAACCAATTGCGACTGGAACCCGTATCAGGGCATGAAACTCAAAGGCTGGGCGGAAACGGTGATTTTGCGGGGGGAAATCGCCGCCAGAAACGGCGCCCCCGTCTCCGCCGCCCCCGAAGGCGTTTTCCTCCCGCGCCGCCCCGGCGCATTCATCTGA
- a CDS encoding ribosome-binding factor A — protein MNNRRERIAELLKTEIASVLVKSRCTGIITVTCVKVSASLEDATVYYSALGGQAEREAADLVFRRLKREILLVLRSRLHMRRLPMLDFRFDPTPASAARVENILNLIAMEKDGRDEKNPG, from the coding sequence GTGAACAACCGCCGCGAGCGGATTGCGGAACTGCTCAAAACCGAGATAGCCTCCGTGCTGGTCAAATCGCGCTGCACGGGGATAATAACGGTTACCTGCGTGAAGGTCTCCGCCAGCCTTGAGGATGCGACCGTCTATTATTCCGCGCTGGGCGGCCAGGCGGAGCGCGAAGCGGCGGACCTGGTGTTTCGCAGACTCAAGCGGGAAATTCTCCTGGTGCTGCGGTCCCGGCTGCATATGCGGCGGCTGCCCATGCTGGATTTCCGTTTTGACCCCACGCCCGCCAGCGCGGCGCGCGTGGAAAACATTCTGAACCTGATTGCCATGGAAAAAGATGGGCGAGACGAAAAAAACCCCGGCTGA
- the ribF gene encoding riboflavin biosynthesis protein RibF, translating to MRNFIAVGTFDGVHLGHREVIAELSARARASGMKSLAVYFPIPPKAFLSGKPEQSMITLPGERGALLKQCGADAAVSLEFTRGLAAMSCERFLDEVLVKKLRAGGILAGQDFAFGAGRQGHVNWLRRECETRGIELVVLHFVKAQGHKISSTQIRQYLHEGLVEEAAELLGRPYSLKGTVVRGKGLGRKLGYPTANLDAGACKILPRGVFAVHANVRGERFNAVANIGFRPTVNPIHSHIPLCEVHILDFMRDIYDEEVEIDFSAKIRNEAKFYNLSELVSGIKADISAVRQLLHCRAG from the coding sequence ATGAGGAATTTCATAGCGGTAGGCACTTTTGACGGCGTGCACCTGGGCCACCGGGAGGTTATAGCCGAGCTTTCAGCCCGCGCGCGCGCCTCCGGGATGAAAAGCCTTGCCGTCTATTTCCCCATTCCGCCCAAGGCGTTTCTGTCCGGCAAGCCGGAGCAGAGCATGATAACCCTGCCCGGCGAGCGCGGCGCGCTGCTGAAGCAATGCGGCGCGGATGCCGCCGTCTCGCTGGAGTTTACGCGCGGGCTTGCCGCCATGTCGTGCGAACGGTTCCTGGACGAGGTGCTTGTTAAAAAACTGCGCGCCGGCGGCATTCTTGCCGGTCAGGATTTCGCCTTCGGCGCCGGCCGGCAGGGGCATGTGAACTGGCTGCGGCGGGAATGCGAGACGCGCGGCATAGAGCTTGTGGTGCTGCATTTTGTAAAGGCCCAGGGCCATAAAATCTCCTCCACCCAGATACGGCAATACCTGCACGAGGGGCTTGTGGAGGAGGCGGCGGAACTGCTGGGCCGTCCGTATTCGCTGAAAGGGACGGTGGTGCGCGGCAAGGGGCTTGGCCGCAAGCTGGGATACCCGACCGCCAATCTGGACGCGGGCGCCTGCAAGATACTGCCGCGCGGCGTGTTCGCGGTGCATGCCAACGTGCGCGGCGAGCGGTTCAACGCAGTGGCCAACATAGGTTTTCGCCCGACGGTCAATCCCATACACTCGCATATCCCGCTGTGCGAGGTGCACATACTGGATTTCATGCGCGATATTTACGACGAGGAAGTGGAAATAGATTTTTCCGCCAAAATCCGCAACGAGGCCAAGTTCTATAATCTCAGCGAGCTTGTCTCCGGCATAAAAGCCGACATCTCCGCCGTCCGCCAACTGCTGCATTGCCGTGCGGGATAG
- the rimP gene encoding ribosome maturation factor RimP, producing MTYNTDKIEQALAPLFDQQNMELVDLHIAGHGAKALLQFFIDRKDGKPVSIGDCGLMSDKISAALEMENLVERAYVIEVSSPGVDRALKKPEHFIRFAGQRVKLILRQPVEKRAFFTGVIASADGEKMTLSDAANTYVFSYGDIKSARLDPVLEF from the coding sequence ATGACATATAACACCGATAAGATAGAACAGGCCCTGGCCCCTCTGTTTGACCAGCAGAATATGGAGCTTGTGGATTTGCACATAGCTGGCCACGGGGCGAAGGCGCTGCTCCAGTTTTTCATAGACAGGAAGGACGGGAAACCCGTCTCTATCGGCGATTGTGGGCTGATGAGCGACAAAATCAGCGCTGCCCTGGAAATGGAAAATCTGGTGGAGCGGGCTTATGTGATAGAGGTGTCCTCCCCCGGAGTTGACCGGGCGCTGAAAAAACCGGAGCATTTCATCCGTTTCGCGGGGCAGAGGGTGAAGCTGATACTCCGGCAGCCGGTTGAAAAAAGGGCGTTTTTTACCGGAGTGATAGCCTCCGCCGACGGGGAGAAAATGACGCTCTCCGACGCGGCCAATACATACGTATTCAGTTACGGCGACATAAAGTCGGCGCGGCTGGACCCCGTTCTTGAATTTTAA
- a CDS encoding transcription termination/antitermination protein NusA, producing the protein MEDTQPKDLVTALERLERERNIKKEEVFKTIEDALVSALRKHIGKNAQISAKMDPETGGMKAWHRLKVVEAVSSPELEIGFENAKKASPTAELGQEIDIALDINDFSRIAAQIAKQVLIQKVRDIERDNLYREYKPREGEVITGMVRRFSDRDIVVDIGKAEALLPYCEQIRKERYAPNSRVKAVILRVLAQKDLMTSDDPAMGRYRSAVSRMDRTQRGPYIILSRSAPLFLTRLFEVEVPEINDRLVELVSIERDAGFRSKVVVRGADSKVDPIGACVGMRGMRIRAVTNELSGERIDLISWSPDTAQMITNAMSPAKVSSVRALDKETKRALIVVPDDQLAVAIGKDWQNIKLASKITGWELDVKSESQVQEEGRKVQQAAANDLTGIDGIGPKTAELLIKAGITDIVKIASLTPEHLSTLQGVGAKTAAKIIQGARKYVQEKGLAPQTEASQTAADASGETNSPAEETSSNDNTETVQTGVKTEESGS; encoded by the coding sequence ATGGAAGACACACAACCCAAAGACCTTGTTACGGCCCTTGAACGGCTGGAGAGGGAGCGCAACATCAAAAAAGAAGAGGTGTTCAAGACCATAGAGGACGCGCTTGTTTCCGCGTTGCGCAAGCATATCGGCAAAAACGCCCAGATTTCCGCCAAGATGGACCCCGAAACCGGCGGCATGAAAGCCTGGCACCGCCTTAAAGTGGTGGAGGCCGTGTCCAGCCCGGAACTGGAAATTGGCTTTGAAAACGCCAAAAAAGCCTCCCCCACCGCGGAGCTTGGCCAGGAAATAGACATCGCGCTGGACATCAACGATTTCTCGCGCATAGCGGCGCAAATCGCCAAGCAGGTGCTTATCCAGAAAGTGCGCGACATAGAGCGCGACAATCTTTACCGCGAATACAAGCCGCGCGAGGGCGAGGTTATCACCGGCATGGTGCGCCGCTTCAGCGACCGCGACATAGTGGTTGACATCGGCAAGGCCGAGGCGCTGCTTCCCTATTGCGAGCAGATTCGCAAGGAACGCTACGCCCCCAACAGCAGGGTGAAAGCCGTGATTCTGCGCGTGCTGGCCCAGAAGGACTTGATGACATCGGACGACCCGGCAATGGGCCGCTACCGCTCCGCCGTGTCCCGCATGGACAGGACGCAGCGCGGGCCTTACATAATACTTTCCCGTTCGGCGCCGCTTTTCCTGACCCGGCTGTTTGAAGTGGAAGTGCCGGAAATCAACGACAGGCTGGTGGAGCTTGTCTCCATAGAGCGCGACGCCGGGTTCCGCTCCAAGGTGGTGGTGCGCGGCGCGGATTCCAAGGTGGACCCCATCGGCGCCTGCGTCGGCATGCGCGGCATGAGAATACGCGCGGTTACCAACGAGCTTAGCGGCGAGCGCATAGATCTTATCTCCTGGAGCCCGGACACCGCCCAGATGATAACCAACGCCATGTCGCCCGCGAAGGTTTCCTCCGTGCGCGCGCTGGACAAGGAAACCAAGCGCGCGCTGATTGTAGTGCCGGACGACCAGCTTGCCGTCGCCATAGGCAAGGACTGGCAGAATATCAAGCTCGCCTCCAAAATAACCGGCTGGGAGCTTGATGTCAAAAGCGAGTCCCAGGTGCAGGAAGAAGGCCGCAAAGTCCAGCAGGCCGCAGCCAACGACCTTACCGGAATAGACGGCATAGGCCCCAAGACGGCGGAGCTGCTGATAAAGGCCGGCATCACCGATATAGTCAAAATAGCCTCGCTTACGCCGGAGCATTTGTCCACGCTGCAGGGCGTGGGCGCCAAGACGGCGGCCAAGATAATACAGGGCGCCCGCAAGTACGTGCAGGAAAAGGGCCTTGCCCCCCAGACGGAAGCCAGCCAGACTGCGGCGGACGCTTCCGGCGAAACCAATTCCCCCGCAGAGGAGACCAGCAGCAATGACAACACCGAAACCGTCCAAACCGGCGTCAAAACCGAAGAAAGCGGCAGTTAA